One stretch of Campylobacter sp. CCS1377 DNA includes these proteins:
- the murA gene encoding UDP-N-acetylglucosamine 1-carboxyvinyltransferase, with protein MTYLEIKGEQKLQGEVIISGAKNAALPLIASSILAKNEVKINNVPNVADIKTLISLLENLGAKTKFEKNTAFLDTTTLNKTTAIYDIVRKMRASILTLGPLLARFEKCEVSLPGGCAIGQRPIDLHLSALEKMGANIEIKQGYVVASGALRGAEILFDKITVTGSENIIMAAALAKGKTKLLNVAKEPEVVQLCEVLASAGLDIKGIGTDELEIYGTDKELLEFKEFSVIPDRIEAGTYLCAGAITNSQITLKKANAEHLGAVLAKLHQMGFETLVDNDSITLPSAKEIKPVEILTSEYPGFPTDMQAQFMALALMANGTSIIDERLFENRFMHVSELLRMGADIKLNGHIATIVGGKELNAADVMATDLRASSALILAALAAKGTSFVHRIYHLDRGYENLEEKFKKLGAKITRLEE; from the coding sequence CCGCCCTGCCCTTAATCGCTTCTAGTATACTTGCCAAAAATGAAGTTAAAATTAATAATGTCCCAAATGTCGCAGATATCAAAACTCTTATTTCTTTGCTTGAAAATTTGGGTGCAAAAACTAAATTTGAAAAAAATACTGCATTTTTAGACACTACCACACTTAACAAAACCACAGCCATTTATGATATAGTGCGAAAAATGCGTGCTTCTATCCTTACCTTAGGACCTTTGCTTGCGCGTTTTGAAAAATGTGAAGTGTCCTTGCCTGGGGGTTGCGCCATAGGACAAAGACCTATTGATTTGCATTTAAGCGCTTTAGAAAAAATGGGTGCAAATATAGAAATAAAACAAGGCTATGTCGTAGCAAGTGGTGCTTTAAGGGGAGCTGAAATTTTATTTGATAAAATCACAGTTACTGGTAGTGAAAATATCATCATGGCAGCAGCCTTAGCTAAAGGAAAAACCAAACTTTTAAATGTCGCAAAAGAGCCTGAAGTCGTGCAACTTTGCGAAGTTTTAGCAAGCGCAGGGCTTGATATAAAAGGTATAGGCACTGATGAACTTGAAATTTATGGCACCGATAAAGAACTTTTAGAATTTAAAGAATTTAGCGTAATTCCTGATAGAATAGAAGCTGGGACTTATCTGTGTGCTGGAGCCATTACAAATTCACAAATCACGCTAAAAAAAGCTAATGCTGAACATTTAGGAGCGGTTTTGGCGAAACTTCATCAAATGGGCTTTGAAACCCTAGTGGATAACGATAGTATCACCTTGCCTTCTGCAAAAGAAATAAAGCCAGTTGAAATTCTAACAAGCGAATATCCAGGTTTTCCAACCGATATGCAAGCGCAATTTATGGCACTAGCTTTGATGGCAAATGGCACAAGTATCATCGATGAAAGGCTTTTTGAAAATCGCTTTATGCATGTAAGTGAGCTTTTAAGAATGGGAGCAGATATTAAGCTAAATGGGCACATTGCAACTATTGTAGGTGGCAAAGAGTTAAATGCCGCTGATGTGATGGCTACGGATTTGCGTGCTTCTTCAGCTTTAATCTTAGCAGCACTTGCAGCCAAAGGCACAAGCTTTGTGCATAGAATTTATCATCTTGATAGAGGGTATGAAAATTTAGAAGAAAAATTTAAAAAGCTGGGTGCAAAAATCACAAGGCTTGAAGAATAA
- a CDS encoding molybdopterin molybdotransferase MoeA codes for MKNIFQTLKDLESQISSFEEYELISLEKAKGRILAKDLYARKNLPSFDNAALDGYAFNYEDLNEALKIKGTIFAGDKNTYEINKNECFKIMTGAKIPKNADTILMIEDECIENSKLIIKKPPKKHNAYRYKGEELKKDELLLKKGTRLNARHIALLSSQGLYKIQVIRKIRVGIFSSGDELKEPWRDCDEESIYNANALPLLAMLKTCDTSYLGIIKDDFSTTKEALKNTNFDLLITSGGASVGEADFMEKALDELGFTPLFKGLKARPARPTKLYQKDKNLVLILPGNPMAAYLSAFIFTKKIINLLSGNLENPLKIHALMGSDLKVKSGRNNLILGNLENEVFYPFNDGKYGSGMILPLINSEFLLISEEERTEFKKDEKITILKL; via the coding sequence ATGAAAAACATTTTTCAAACCTTAAAAGACTTAGAAAGTCAAATTTCATCTTTTGAAGAATATGAGCTAATAAGCCTTGAAAAAGCTAAAGGAAGAATTTTAGCCAAAGATCTTTACGCTAGAAAAAATTTACCCAGCTTTGATAATGCTGCTCTTGATGGCTATGCTTTTAATTATGAGGATTTAAATGAAGCTTTAAAGATAAAAGGTACTATTTTTGCAGGAGATAAAAACACTTACGAGATAAATAAAAACGAGTGTTTTAAGATTATGACTGGGGCAAAAATACCCAAAAATGCTGATACGATTTTAATGATAGAAGATGAATGCATTGAAAATAGCAAACTCATCATTAAAAAACCACCAAAAAAGCACAATGCTTATAGATACAAGGGCGAAGAACTAAAAAAAGATGAACTTTTGCTTAAAAAAGGCACAAGGCTAAATGCTAGGCATATCGCTCTACTTTCTTCCCAAGGGCTTTATAAAATTCAAGTTATAAGGAAAATTCGCGTGGGGATTTTTTCAAGTGGAGATGAACTAAAAGAGCCTTGGCGTGATTGCGATGAAGAAAGCATTTACAATGCCAATGCTTTGCCTTTGCTTGCTATGCTTAAAACTTGCGATACAAGCTATCTTGGCATCATCAAAGATGACTTTAGCACCACAAAAGAAGCCTTAAAAAATACCAATTTTGATCTTTTAATCACTTCAGGCGGTGCGAGTGTAGGGGAAGCTGATTTTATGGAAAAAGCTTTAGATGAACTAGGTTTTACTCCGCTTTTTAAAGGTTTAAAAGCGCGGCCTGCAAGACCAACTAAACTTTATCAAAAAGATAAAAACTTAGTGCTTATTCTACCAGGAAATCCTATGGCGGCTTATCTTTCAGCCTTTATTTTTACTAAAAAAATTATTAATTTATTGAGCGGAAATTTAGAAAATCCTTTAAAAATTCATGCTCTTATGGGAAGTGATTTGAAAGTAAAAAGCGGAAGAAATAACCTCATCTTAGGAAATTTAGAAAATGAAGTTTTCTATCCTTTTAATGATGGCAAATACGGCTCAGGAATGATACTACCTTTGATAAATAGTGAATTTTTACTCATCAGTGAAGAAGAAAGAACAGAATTTAAAAAAGATGAAAAAATCACGATTTTAAAGCTTTAA